A region from the Lemur catta isolate mLemCat1 chromosome 7, mLemCat1.pri, whole genome shotgun sequence genome encodes:
- the MMP7 gene encoding matrilysin: MQLTLLCAVCLLPGTLALPLPREAGGMSKLQWEQAQDYLKRFYSYDSQTKTANSLEAKLKEMQKFFGLPITGVLSPRIIEIMQKPRCGVPDVAEYSLFPESPKWTSKIVTYRIVSYTRDLSTFTVNRLVEKALNMWSEEIPLRFKKVRWGIADIMIGFARGAHGDPYPFDGPGNTLAHAFAPGPGLGGDAHFDEDERWTDGSSIGINFLYAATHELGHSLGLGHSSDPNAVMYPTYGSGDLQNFKLSQDDIEGIQKLYGKRNNSKKNWKLPGEHPFIH, from the exons ATGCAACTCACCctgctgtgtgctgtgtgtctGCTACCTGGCACCCTGGCCCTGCCGCTGCCCAGGGAGGCGGGAGGCATGAGTAAGCTGCAGTGGGAACAGGCTCAG GACTATCTCAAAAGGTTTTATTCCTATGACTCACAAACAAAAACTGCCAACAGTTTAGAAGCCAAACTCAAGGAGATGCAAAAGTTCTTTGGCCTGCCTATAACTGGAGTGTTAAGCCCCCGCATCATAGAAATAATGCAGAAACCCAGATGTGGAGTGCCAGATGTTGCAGAATACTCACTATTCCCAGAAAGCCCAAAGTGGACTTCCAAAATAGTCACCTACAG GATTGTATCATATACTCGAGACTTATCAACTTTCACAGTGAATCGATTAGTGGAAAAGGCTTTAAACATGTGGAGCGAAGAGATCCCACTGCGTTTCAAGAAAGTAAGGTGGGGAATTGCTGATATCATGATTGGCTTTGCCAGAGGAG CTCATGGGGACCCCTACCCATTTGATGGGCCAGGAAACACTCTGGCTCATGCCTTTGCACCTGGGCCAGGCCTCGGAGGAGATGCTCACTTTGATGAGGATGAACGCTGGACTGATGGCAGCAGTATAG GAATTAACTTCCTATATGCTGCAACTCATGAACTTGGCCATTCTTTGGGTCTGGGCCATTCCTCTGATCCTAATGCCGTCATGTATCCAACCTATGGAAGTGGAGATCTCCAAAATTTCAAACTTTCACAGGATGATATTGAAGGCATTCAGAAACTATATG